In a genomic window of Rhinoderma darwinii isolate aRhiDar2 chromosome 10, aRhiDar2.hap1, whole genome shotgun sequence:
- the LOC142662386 gene encoding nicotinamide N-methyltransferase-like, with translation MDSSPHKLYHVHAFDSRQCLEQYFSDKPDMVFGEDSLKFPIDNLRQLFTVGHIKGDNLVDISLGSFIHHLYSASEFFKNIIVLKINNRCIMELKRWVDERTGAFYWGHTSTLLQEKEENSDQFEDKEGKVRSAIQHVVKYDLEKENMTDPLVLPPADCVISVWLLEAVSKDQDDYIRYLRKFSKLLKPGGHIILLGGLGATYFTVGKDKFHAFTSDAGFIRKTLVGEGFIIDYCKIKERTAVSDLIDYKTVIIISAHKEK, from the exons ATGGATTCCAGTCCCCATAAGCTCTATCATGTACATGCCTTTGATTCCAGACAATGTCTGGAGCAATACTTTTCAGATAAACCTGACATGGTCTTTGGAGAGGACTCCTTGAAATTTCCCATTGATAATCTTAGACAACTATTTACAGTGG GTCATATTAAAGGAGACAACTTGGTTGACATCAGTCTTGGTTCCTTTATTCATCATCTATATTCAGCCTCTGAGTTTTTCAAAAATATCATAGTGCTGAAGATCAATAACAGATGCATCATGGAGCTGAAGAGATGGGTGGACGAACGTACGGGAGCATTTTATTGGGGCCATACATCAACACTCCTacaagagaaagaagaaaacag TGACCAGTTTGAGGACAAAGAAGGAAAAGTGAGATCAGCCATTCAGCATGTTGTGAAATACGACCTGGAGAAAGAGAATATGACAGACCCGCTGGTCTTACCACCAGCCgattgtgtcatcagtgtttggcttCTGGAAGCTGTCAGCAAAGATCAAGATGATTACATCAGATATCTGAGGAAGTTCTCTAAGTTGCTGAAACCTGGAGGACACATCATATTACTTGGGGGTTTAGGTGCAACATATTTCACTGTTGGTAAAGATAAGTTCCATGCTTTCACATCTGATGCGGGTTTTATCAGAAAAACTCTAGTTGGAGAAGGTTTTATCATTGATTACTGTAAGATCAAGGAGAGAACGGCTGTCAGTGACCTTATTGACTATAAGACTGTTATTATTATTTCAGCTCACAAGGAGAAGTAG